The Drosophila yakuba strain Tai18E2 chromosome X, Prin_Dyak_Tai18E2_2.1, whole genome shotgun sequence DNA segment caaattgTCAGGGATAACTTCAGGAAACCTAACAATAAGTTAATTAACTGTTCGGAAATTTCTACATTACATTTAGCAAGCTTTTACAATATTTCATCATTATAAGAGCAGAGGGTCAGAATATCCAAGCAAATGATTACAACACAATGCATTTTAAACATACAAAACGAAAgatgtatttattttcggtACGCTAGCGTCAGGCCGTCCAAACGATTGAGTTGTCGTACAGGATTAAAGGTTGTTTCGGAACTCGAATTACGGATTTCGGGCGGGGTGCTGATTATGGGTCACATACTTCAGATGGCAGCGGCGAAACGCAGCGCGGAAAAAAAAGAGCTTAcatgataattttttgtttaaaaatagctTTAACAGTAGGACAGTAGTGGCGGAAGCCCCCCCGGATTCGGATACCCAGATCCCGGTGTCGGTGATGTGGACACATCTACAGGTCGCCGCCGCCGCGTTTTTGAAGCAtctgagcaaatcgctgggTGATAAGCAGCGAGGTGTCGATGAAGCGGTCGACGCAGTTGCTCAGGCACGTCTCGGTGGCGTGGTCCAGCTTGGTGCTCGGCTTCCCGATGCACTTCTCCCAGCAGATCTCGTTAAACTCGTGTATCTGGCGGGGATCATATTGTTATGATTACGCACCGATCGTTAGCAATTGGAATTTGTATGGGACTCACCTGCGCGTTGACCTGTGCCTTCTGTTTCTCGATCATGAGGAACTCCTGCAGCTCCTTGTCGTTGCCGGAAAGGTTCTCAAAATCGGACATCGTGTGATTTTCAGTGAACAATCTACAAATTAACCGGGGTCCGgaatttcatatattttaagGTTTGAGGTTATATAAACGGCAGTGACAGCTGTGAATAGTGGAGTAACAGAAAACGATGTGTATTCGATAGAAAATCCTATCGATACTGGAAATTCTAGAAATAATGCACTGTTTGCACTGCTGATATAATCAAAAAGCGAATGTGTGCCTATAAAGGTATACAATTTTGAAGCGTTGTTACATTTGTTAAAAGCGAATTTTTTacgaaattaattataaagaaaggtttttaatatttttagtgcGAACAGTCGAAAAAGAACTAGGACATCGCGTTGCCAACCATTGGTTCACAGGGTTCGATAGCACAAACAGGGTTCGAATGGACAATCGATGACAGGGCTACTAAGTGGCTCGGCCGTAAGGCAATCGATATCGGGAGGTGCAAATTGTCCGATAAATTTCACTTATTCGTGGCTTGTATTGTAGCTTCGCAATTGCATCTTCGTTTCGGCTGCATATCCACTTTCAAATCGAAGGCGACTGTAAACAAAGTGCGACTACATCGTCGGCGGTGGCACACCGCTAGTCCAGTGTCCCTGTCCCCCCAACCCGCCCAAATTGTTGGTTCTTGCTGCCGTTTCGGGTGTCTAATTTCGGACCTGTGCACTGTGATTTTCGATTTCCATTGCTTCGCTGTTCTTGGGAGTTGGCACATCGAACACGATTGCTGGATCGGCGATCGACGCCGGCTAAGGAGAAGAAGCAGTTTGGGTGATTCCCCGCCAGCGGCATCCATGGAACTCCCGCTGCAGTTCGGGGCATCCTTGCAACTGCGGTGGTAAGAGAATCGCGGATTCCAGGAGCACTTGAAGTACACCCAAAAGTAGCAAAAACTGAGTGCAACTCAAAAAAGTCACGGTGGTCAGTGGGCAGCAAGGATAAGACGGAGCGCGGAAAATTCCTAGAAAAGTTCCCATGATCTAGCTGCAGTAGGGCCGCAAGTGGAAACTGCTCCAGCCGAAAACTGGGCTTGCAGGAGGAGCACAAAGCGCCCAGCCCAGAGGCACCACTCGCCGACGATCCTCTCATGGCCCTGGCCAACGGGGGAGAGGATAAAATGgacgacagcagcagcggacGCACCTCGCTGGCGGATAGCGCCAGCCTGACGAACTCCTCCTTGCGCAGCGGCACCTCCTCACAGAGCATCCACACCAACGATGGCACAATCCGTGTGTTCAACTTCACCACCAGCGAGTTTGAGCGCTTCCATCCCAACATGCTGTGCGAGGAGATCTGCAATACAATGTGCCGCCAGTTGGGCATTGCCCCAATTGCCCAGCTGCTCTACGGGATAAGGGAGCACTCCACATCGCGACGTCCGTCGCCGCTGGTGCGTTTGGATCTGACGTGGTGCCTGCCCGGCGAACGACTCAACTGCCACCTTGTCTACTGCTTTCGTATGCGGTTCCGGGTGCCCGAATTGGACAGCCAGCTGGAGCTGATCGACGGACGGAGTCACAAGTTCCTTTACCGCCAGATGCGCTATGATATGCGAACTGAGCAAATCCCGGAGATTCGATATCCGGAGCACAAGGACAAGTCAACGGGACTGGCGGTGATGGACATGCTGATCGACGATCAGGAACAGACAGAGGATCAGCATGCGATGCGCTCCATCGAGAAGCTTTACAAACTGTATTTGCCACCGAGCTTGTGGCGCGCCCACAGCTTCTTTGTGGGCTCCAAGATACGCGAGGTGTTCCGCAATCTGAAGGCGAATTCGCCGAGTGTGGAGCGCCTGAAGTGGCACTATGTGCACCAGGTCTCCCACCTGGCGCCCACCTATATGACCGAACAGTTTACCTGCACCGTTCAGTATCTGCCCAACGAGGAGGTTGCCCGCGGCAGCGGACCCATCGGCACCAGTCTGGCCCACTCCACATCGACGCTGGCCAGTTCCGGTTCCACCAACACCCTGTCCACGCTCACCACCAACACCAATTCCGTTGCACTCGGCGGCAGTGGCAAGAAGTCGAAACGACGATCCGCCAGCGGGGTAATCGATGTCTATGTGCGAGTCTTTCCACACGACTCCCTGGAGCCGGGACTCAAGGTGGCCAGGGTGACCTCCGAGGCCACACTCAAGGTAATTATAGACCATATAACGCCTCAATGATTTACGATTATGCATATGAGCTATTTGGCTGGTAATATTTAGTTTAGAAAAACcccaaatattatttcaaaaacatgTTCATTGATCCCAAGTAGTAAAATTCCTTATCGTTGGCAAATTGTGGGTATTTCTTGGGTATTCATTGTTcaagcatatatatatatataccagCAGCCCATTGATAATCCTACTTTCGTCTGCAGTGGATCCTCGTTGGAGCTGTGGAGGGAATTTTTATGATCTCCAAAATTAACGACACCTCGGTGCGGCTGGAAATCGTGGGTCTGCCCAAGGGCTACGAGATGCAGTTCCAGACGGAGAAGGAGATGAAGTCCTTCATCTCCTACCTGGGCATCTACATCAGGTGAGTTCTCATCCAGATCCAAAGCAGTGGCTTTCCTATTGCATTTCAGTCATTAATCTTATTCCATGATTCCATGAATTCATTACTTAACATAAGAAACAAGCAAACACTAAATGTTTCCATTTAAAAGCTATTACACAGTTGATTCTTTCATAAACAAGACATTTGATAACGCGATTAAATGCAGTGCTTGAAATGCTTCCCCAAAAGGCAGCAGATTCAGTTTGATTGAgcctttggtttttgtttaagtCGACAGTTAAACAATTTCggtttgtttaatttgttaagTACAAATCATGTTACGTTTGCAATGTAAAAACCAGACAGTTTTTGTTATCAGgctaaaataaacaacaaatttgagTTCCGAGCTAAACtaaatgtttagttttatgaaatGATTCAATGTAATGTAATGCGTGTTATCTTTCGTaattcaaaaatgttaaattgaTTAAGTAACTACGCGCTAATCGAGCTTAAATTATGCGTGCTACATTGCTATTTATATCGTAATGTAATTCGAAAAGCCTGCGTCAATCTTTAGTTCTGTGTAAATGATTCTCAATAAAGTTGATTATTTGCCTGCCCATTTTTATGAGCCATACGCAATGAAACAATTGAAGTAGCAACTGTAGCTGATTCTGACCCATGAATCACTTGCCAAATGGAGAACAATAGTAGTAATGCCATGTCAAAGCGCTACTAACTcgtattttatatatatttatttccacCTGCAGATTGTCCAGCAAATGGATGCAGGACCTGTGCCACTCGTACCGCACGCCCTCCCTGGAGGAGCTGAGCTCCCTCCACTGCCATGGCCCGATCGGCGGTGCCTACTCGCTGATGAAGCTGCACGAGAACGGGGACAAGTGCGGCAGCTACATTGTGCGCGAGTGCGACCGGGAATACAACATATACTACATTGATATCAACACCAAAATGTGAGTACACGCGCCCACACTATCAGATACTTTCTCGCCTCTTATCTGGCTTGCAAACTGCTCGGTATGCGATGCTACATAAACGCTGCGTGCCCTATGATCTAATGTCAATTTTTCCGCTCATTGATTGGCTGTGTCTCTCTGATGATTCCAATCCAATGCCAGGTGCAAATGGCAAGAGTATAATCGGTATATTTCCTCTTTCAGCATGGCCAAGAAAACCGATCAGGAGCGCTGCAAGACGGAGACATTTAGGATCGTGCGCAAGGACTCGCAGTGGAAGCTAAGCTACAACAACGGCGAGCATGTGCTGAACTCGCTGCACGAAGTGGCGCACATCATCCAAGCGGACAGTCCCGATCGGTATCGCATACCCGCCTCCAAGTACGACaagccgccgctgctgctcctgctgctgccaaaGAACCTCAAGGCCAAAAAGACTGACCTGCAACTCAGCGAGGCGGAGCTGCAGCGCCGCAATCCGCAGATCTTCAATCCCAAGACGGATCTGCAGTGGTATCCAGGTGGGGCATACAAAccattttcttgatttttcgTGACTGAGTTTATTTATCGCTCGCCCTTTTGGCAGATTCGATTTCGCTTAGCGACGATGGCATGATGTTTACGATGCGCGGCGATTGGATCCAACAGAGTCCCGTGAAGGATGTCTCCGTGACAATGAAGATGCTGAAGAGCGACGGCAATTTCATGGAGTTCTTTCGTCTGGCGCAAACCTGGAGCCTCATCCAATCGCCGCAGTTCCTCAAGCTGTACGGCCTAACGCTTGCCGATCCCTACACGATGGTCATGGAGTATTCGCGCTACGGCCCGCTTAACAAGTTCCTGCATTCGACGCCCAATGTCACACTGCATTGTCTGCTGGACCTGATGCACGGATTGGTGCGCGGCATGCACTATTTGGAGGACAATAAGATCATCCACAACTACATACGTTGCAGCAATCTGTACGTGACCAAATACGATCCAAATTCGTACGTGCTGGACGCAAAAATCAGCGATCCCGGCTATCCGCGTCCCTTCCAAGAATCCGAGTGAGTAGTCCCCCAATTTCGCTTTATCTTGTCCGTCGTACTGTGTAAGAGTATTTACGTGAACAACATCATCACTTCGCATGTGCTAATCAAGATCGATCTATGGCATTCTTTCCACTTGCAGCTCGCCATGGATACCTGTTAAGTATTATCGCAATTTGCAGGCGGCCAAAACGGATCAGTTTGCACAGCTGTGGGCCTTTGCTACCACCATATACGAGATCTTCTCGCGCTGCAAAGAAGATCTGAGTAGCCTGCGCCAGGAGCAGCTAATCAGGCAGAAAAATCTCGATGGCAACATACTCAAGATGCTCGACCAGGACCTGTGTCCTGCGCCGATCTTTGAAACAATCATGGATGGGTGGTCCGATGATGAGACCAAGCGATTCAGTCACCACGACATTTTCTCCCGCCTCAACACGATCAAGTCGGAAATACTGCCCACTTATATGCCGCCACCCGAAATCGCAACGAGTAAGTTGAGTTCAGCGTGCGAAATCCTCCAAAAATGGGCATACATTTCAATTGTGGCAACGCTTTTCTTTGTTCTTTTCCAGATGGAACTGGGGACGAGGAAGTGTTTGATATAAGCGACTTACCGTTCCTGCCCTTCCCGCGTTCGAATATGTTGATGGTAATACCGCTGACCAGCGAGTGCCGTGTGATCTACAACATGGAGAACATGATTGGGCGCGGTCACTATGGCACTGTGTACAAGGGTCATCTGGAGTTCAACGACAAGGATCAGCCGCGGGAGCAGGTGGCCATCAAGATGCTGAACACCATGCAGGTGTCGACCGACTTTCACCGCGAGATCGGCATCATGCGAACGCTAAGTCACCCCAACATAGTCAAGTTTAAGTATTGGGCAGAGAAGTCACACTGCATCATCATGGAGTACTTGCAATCCGGTTCCTTCGACATCTACCTGCGCTTCACGGCACCCAATCTCAATAATCCTCGCCTCGTCGGTTTCGCCTTAGACATTGCCAATGTAAGTGGATGCGCACATTTGTGGCTTAAGCATTGTAACTGAACAAGTCACAATGCTACTACTAAGTGAATGCATCTAATTAGCAATACTAACACTATCACTATTATCTCTGCTCGCCGCAGGGCATGAAATACTTGTCCGACATGGGACTGATCCACAGGGACTTGGCCGCCCGCAACATTTTGGTGGATCACAACGGCGATGGCGACTGCGTCAAAATCTCAGACTTCGGCCTGGCGCAGTTCGCCAATTCCGATGGATATTACTTTGCGAAAAGCAAGCGTGATATTCCCATTAAATGGTAAGTATTAATACGTTGATATAAGCACTATACGCAACTAAATAACCTCGCTTTTATAAACAGGTACTCTCCGGAGGCCATCTCCACCTGCAGATTCTCATCGTATTCGGACGTTTGGAGCTATGGCGTAACACTGTTCGAAATGTTCTCCCGCGGCGAGGAGCCCAACCTGGTGCCGATTCAGACGTCGCAGGAGGACTTCCTCAACCGCCTCCAAAGCGGCGAACGGTGAGTTATCTTGAGACTGGCGTTTGCAGGTTATC contains these protein-coding regions:
- the LOC6525034 gene encoding mitochondrial import inner membrane translocase subunit Tim8, giving the protein MSDFENLSGNDKELQEFLMIEKQKAQVNAQIHEFNEICWEKCIGKPSTKLDHATETCLSNCVDRFIDTSLLITQRFAQMLQKRGGGDL
- the LOC6525035 gene encoding tyrosine-protein kinase hopscotch — protein: MALANGGEDKMDDSSSGRTSLADSASLTNSSLRSGTSSQSIHTNDGTIRVFNFTTSEFERFHPNMLCEEICNTMCRQLGIAPIAQLLYGIREHSTSRRPSPLVRLDLTWCLPGERLNCHLVYCFRMRFRVPELDSQLELIDGRSHKFLYRQMRYDMRTEQIPEIRYPEHKDKSTGLAVMDMLIDDQEQTEDQHAMRSIEKLYKLYLPPSLWRAHSFFVGSKIREVFRNLKANSPSVERLKWHYVHQVSHLAPTYMTEQFTCTVQYLPNEEVARGSGPIGTSLAHSTSTLASSGSTNTLSTLTTNTNSVALGGSGKKSKRRSASGVIDVYVRVFPHDSLEPGLKVARVTSEATLKWILVGAVEGIFMISKINDTSVRLEIVGLPKGYEMQFQTEKEMKSFISYLGIYIRLSSKWMQDLCHSYRTPSLEELSSLHCHGPIGGAYSLMKLHENGDKCGSYIVRECDREYNIYYIDINTKIMAKKTDQERCKTETFRIVRKDSQWKLSYNNGEHVLNSLHEVAHIIQADSPDRYRIPASKYDKPPLLLLLLPKNLKAKKTDLQLSEAELQRRNPQIFNPKTDLQWYPDSISLSDDGMMFTMRGDWIQQSPVKDVSVTMKMLKSDGNFMEFFRLAQTWSLIQSPQFLKLYGLTLADPYTMVMEYSRYGPLNKFLHSTPNVTLHCLLDLMHGLVRGMHYLEDNKIIHNYIRCSNLYVTKYDPNSYVLDAKISDPGYPRPFQESDSPWIPVKYYRNLQAAKTDQFAQLWAFATTIYEIFSRCKEDLSSLRQEQLIRQKNLDGNILKMLDQDLCPAPIFETIMDGWSDDETKRFSHHDIFSRLNTIKSEILPTYMPPPEIATNGTGDEEVFDISDLPFLPFPRSNMLMVIPLTSECRVIYNMENMIGRGHYGTVYKGHLEFNDKDQPREQVAIKMLNTMQVSTDFHREIGIMRTLSHPNIVKFKYWAEKSHCIIMEYLQSGSFDIYLRFTAPNLNNPRLVGFALDIANGMKYLSDMGLIHRDLAARNILVDHNGDGDCVKISDFGLAQFANSDGYYFAKSKRDIPIKWYSPEAISTCRFSSYSDVWSYGVTLFEMFSRGEEPNLVPIQTSQEDFLNRLQSGERLNRPANCPDFIYDLMQLCWHATPRSRPNFATIVDIITKEIATKVSHPTDGHQLPPNQPADAE